One Cynocephalus volans isolate mCynVol1 chromosome 5, mCynVol1.pri, whole genome shotgun sequence DNA window includes the following coding sequences:
- the LOC134378626 gene encoding trace amine-associated receptor 3, translating into MDLTYIPKDLSSCAKFGNKSCPPTNRPSHVRVVMYLVMTGAMVITIFGNLVIMISISHFKQLHSPTNFLILSMATTDFLLGFVIMPYSMVRSVESCWYFGNGFCKFHASFDMMLSLTSIFHLCSIAIDRFYAVCYPLHYTTTMTTSMIKRLLAFCWSAPALFSFGLILSEANVSGMQSYEILVACFNFCALTFNKFWGTILFTTCFLTPGSIMVGIYGKIFIVSKRHARVISNMPENIKKEVKKNLSKKKDRKAAKTLGIIMGVFLACWLPCFLAVLIDPYLNYSTPLIVLDLLVWLGYFNSTCNPLIHGFFYPWFRNALRYIVTGKIFSSHSETANLFPEVH; encoded by the coding sequence ATGGATCTAACTTATATTCCCAAAGACTTATCCAGTTGtgcaaaatttggaaataaatccTGTCCTCCCACCAATCGCCCTTCTCATGTCCGAGTGGTAATGTATTTGGTTATGACTGGAGCCATGGTTATCACAATCTTTGGAAACTTGGTTATAATGATTTCTATATCACATTTCAAACAGCTCCACTCTCCCACAAACTTTCTGATCCTTTCCATGGCAACCACGGACTTTCTGCTGGGTTTCGTCATTATGCCATACAGTATGGTGCGATCAGTGGAGAGCTGCTGGTATTTTGGGAATGGCTTTTGTAAATTCCATGCAAGTTTTGACATGATGCTGAGCCTGACCTCCATTTTCCACCTCTGCTCCATTGCTATTGATCGATTTTATGCTGTGTGTTACCCTTTACACTACACAACCACAATGACAACCTCCATGATAAAGCGACTGCTGGCATTTTGCTGGTCCGccccagctcttttttcttttggtttaattCTGTCTGAGGCCAATGTTTCTGGTATGCAGAGCTATGAGATTCTTGTTGCTTGCTTCAATTTCTGTGCACTTACTTTCAACAAATTTTGGGGGACAATATTGTTCACTACGTGTTTCTTGACTCCCGGCTCCATCATGGTTGGTATTTATGGCAAAATCTTTATCGTTTCCAAACGACATGCTCGAGTCATCAGTAATATGCCTGAAAACATAaagaaggaagtgaaaaaaaaCCTATCTAAGAAAAAGGACAGGAAAGCAGCTAAGACCCTGGGTATCATCATGGGGGTGTTTCTAGCTTGCTGGTTgccttgttttcttgctgttttgaTTGACCCATATTTAAACTACTCCACTCCCTTAATAGTACTTGATCTCTTAGTGTGGCTTGGGTACTTCAACTCCACTTGCAACCCTCTCATTCATGGCTTTTTTTATCCATGGTTTCGGAATGCTCTTAGGTACATAGTGACAGGAAAAATATTTAGCTCCCATTCAGAAACTGCAAATCTGTTTCCTGAAGTACATTAA
- the LOC134378628 gene encoding trace amine-associated receptor 2, whose product MYSFMAGAIFITVFGNLAMIISISYFKQLHTPTNFLILSMAVTDFLLGFTIMPYSMIRSVENCWYFGLTFCKIHYSFDLMLSITSIFHLCSVAIDRFYAICYPLHYSTKMTIPVIKRLLLLCWSVPGAFAFGVVFSEAYADGIEGYDLLVACSSSCPVMFNKLWGTTLFMAGFFTPGSMMVGIYGKIFAVSRKHACAINNLPENQNNQMRKDKKAAKTLGIVMGIFLLCWFPCFFTILLDPFMNFATPAVLFDTLTWFGYFNSSCNPLIYGFFYPWFRRALKYILRGKIFSSHFYNTNLFTQKEME is encoded by the coding sequence ATGTACTCGTTTATGGCAGGAGCCATATTCATCACAGTATTTGGCAATCTTgccatgataatttccatttcctACTTCAAGCAGCTTCACACACCAACGAACTTCCTTATCCTCTCCATGGCAGTCACTGATTTCCTCCTGGGATTCACCATCATGCCATACAGTATGATCAGATCAGTGGAGAATTGCTGGTACTTCGGGCTCACATTTTGCAAGATTCATTATAGTTTTGACCTGATGCTTAGCATAACATCCATTTTCCATCTTTGCTCAGTGGCCATTGATAGATTTTATGCTATCTGCTACCCTTTACATTATTCCACCAAAATGACAATTCCAGTCATTAAGCGGTTGCTACTTCTTTGCTGGTCAGTCCCTGGAGCATTCGCATTCGGGGTGGTCTTCTCAGAGGCCTATGCTGATGGAATAGAAGGCTATGACCTCTTGGTTGCTTGTTCCAGCTCCTGCCCAGTGATGTTCAACAAGCTCTGGGGGACCACCTTGTTTATGGCAGGTTTCTTTACCCCTGGGTCTATGATGGTAGGGATTTATGGCAAAATTTTTGCAGTATCCAGAAAACACGCATGTGCAATCAACAACTTGccagaaaatcaaaataatcaaATGAGGAAAGATAAAAAAGCAGCCAAAACTTTAGGAATAGTGATGGGCATTTTCTTATTATGTTGGTTTCCCTGTTTCTTCACAATTTTATTAGATCCCTTTATGAACTTCGCTACTCCTGCAGTTCTGTTTGACACCTTGACATGGTTTGGCTATTTTAACTCCTCGTGTAATCCCTTAATATATGGTTTCTTCTATCCCTGGTTTCGCAGAGCACTTAAGTACATTTTGCGAGGTAAAATTTTCAGCTCACATTTCTATAATACTAATTTGTTTactcaaaaagaaatggaatag